A single region of the Drosophila takahashii strain IR98-3 E-12201 chromosome 2R, DtakHiC1v2, whole genome shotgun sequence genome encodes:
- the LOC138912521 gene encoding dachshund homolog 1-like gives MGSTGGGGGGGVGGVGGAGTSGSTAASSTPFASISALVSGPSSAPPPPVVASGSSAVSGGTSKRKKANKQKR, from the coding sequence ATGGGCAGCACCGGCggtggaggaggcggaggagttGGAGGTGTTGGAGGAGCCGGCACTAGCGGCAGCACGGCGGCTAGTAGCACGCCCTTTGCCAGCATATCGGCGCTGGTCAGCGGACCGTCTAGTGCCCCACCGCCGCCAGTGGTTGCCAGTGGTTCGTCGGCCGTCAGTGGCGGCACCAGCAAGCGCAAGAAAGCCAACAAGCAAAAGCGTTGA